The Fluviispira vulneris sequence TTTGAAAATAGTCAATAGGCTTCAAGATAATTTGATAATAGGTCATATATCTTATTAGCAAATTATATTTGAGGTGTGAATGCTTGTAAAAAAAACTGTGACTCAAGAAGAAATCAATTCTATTTTGTGGCAGGCTTGTGATACATTTAGAGGAATTTTAAACTCCGCCACTTATATGAATTATTTGCTTCCTATGTTATTTCTTAAATATATCTCTGATTCATGGGAAGTAAAATATGAAAAAATAAAAGGTGAAACATCTCTTCAACGTGATAATAAAAATAATCTTCAGTTTGCAGATCGATTTATTTTACCTAGTAAATGTCATTTTAAAGATCTCTACAAACAGAGAAATTCAAAAGAGATTGGCAAGATTATCAATGAAGCTTTTCATAGAATTGAAGAAGAAAATAAAGAAAAACTCAACGGAGTTTTTCGTAACATAGATTTTAATTCTGAAGCTTTACTTGGGCAATTGACTGAAAGAAATAATCGTTTAAAAAATTTATTAGAAGATTTTAACAGTCCAAAGTTGAATTTAAGAAATTGTCTTATTGGCAACGATGATATTATTGGAAATGCATATGAGTATTTGATTCATAAATTTGCTGCAGGTGGAGGGCAAAAAGCGGGTGAATTTTATACTCCGCCAGAGGTTTCAGAACTCATTTCGCAATTGATTGAACTAAAAGCAGGTGAAAAAATATGTGACCCAACCTGTGGCTCAGGTGCATTACTTATAAAATGCGCAAATAGTCTTATGAAAAAAGGGATAACTGATTTTAAAATATATGGGCAAGAAATTAATGGACAAACATATGCTTTAGCAAAAATGAATATGTTTTTACATAATATCGATAATGCTCGAATTGAGTGGTGCGATAGTATTCGCAATCCTAAATTAATAGAAAAATATAAAGTAATGAAGTTTGATGTATTGGTTGCAAATCCACCATTCTCACTCGAAAAATGGGGGGAGGAAACTGCTGCAAATGATATATACAATCGTTTCCAAAGGGGTGTTCCACCGAAATCAAAAGGGGATTATGCGTTTATTTCACATATGATTGAATCTATGGAAGAGAGCACTGGACGTATAGCAATGGTTGCCTCCCATGGTGTTTTATTTAGAGGATCGAGTGAGAAAAAAATTCGCCAGGCGTTGATTGAAGAAAATTTATTGGATGCTGTTATCGGTTTGCCAGCTAATTTATTTTATGGAACGTTAATTCCAGCAGTGATTTTAATTTTTAAGAAAGAGAAAAAAAATAATACAGTTTTTTTTATTGATGCAAATAAAGATTTTTCAGGGGAAAAATCACAAAATTTCTTAAGGGTGCAGGATATTGAAAATATTGTAGCTGCATATAAAGCTAGAAAATCAATTCAGGGATATGCTTATTCAGCAGATCTGAGCGAAATTATTGCTAATGATTTTAACTTAAGCATATCAAGATATGTTGAGAATGACGAAATTATTGAGGAATATGATCTTTCGACGATACAATCTGAAATCAATCGACTGGAAAAAGAAATTTCTATTTCACATGCTGATCTGAATAAAAAACTCCAAGAATTGGGTTTTAATTTATGAGTCTTTATAATGACTAAAAAGACTTATTTACTAAAAAGTTTAAGAGATTTAGATATTAAAATTATTGATGGGGATCGGGGAGCAGAATATCCAAAAAGTAATGATATTTTAAAAAGTGGATATTGTGTTTTTTTAAATGCAAAAAATATTTCCGATGAAGGTTTTGTATTTACTGATATAAACTTTATATCATTTGAAAAGCATAGTAAATTATTAAAAGGAGTTGTTAATACAAATGATATTGTATTAACAACTCGAGGTACTGTTGGTAATTTAGCTTTATTTGAGAATAAATATTCTTTTAAAGCTGTTCGTATCAATTCAAGTATGGTCATTATTAGAAATGAAAATTCTAGTATCAAAACTGAATTTTTATACAAGGTTTTAAATTTTGATTTCGTTAAAAATCAAATTAAAAAAATATCTTATGGAAGTGCACAGAATCAAATAACTGTGAAGGATATTAAAAATATTATTCTTCCTATACCTACTCTTGAAAAGCAAAAAGATTTTTTAGATTTTATTTTTTTATGGGATAATATCATAGAAAATTATAAAAAACTAATTGAGTATTTAAAAAAATATAAAAGAATTCTTCTGCTGAAAATTAGTAAACCTAAAATAGAGAATGTTAAAATAATTTTTGAGCAAAAATTATTAAAAGAAATTTGTGTAATAAATATTGGTACAAAGTTTGAAGGGCAATTTAAATACAAAGAAAATGCTGAAGTTCCATTTATTAAAATAAATGATCTTAATTTGCCAGGCAATGAAAAGTATATTGTTAAAACTAAATTATCACTCGACAAAAAAGATATAAAAAAAATTAATGGTAAACTATTTAATAAAAATTCGATTGTTTTGCCTAAAGTAGGCGCAAGCGCATTGCTGAATAAAAGAAGAATCTTATCGAGTGAGAGCGTAATTGATAATAATTTATTATGTTTAACTGCGAAAATACATAAGTGCAACCCTGAGTATTTGTATCAATTATTACTAACTTTAGATTTATCTAAAATTTCTCAAGAGAGTGCGATTCCTTTAATTAATAAGCGAGATTTATCAAACATAAAAATTTTTATTCCAGAATTAGATAAACAAAATAAAATTGCAAATATACTAAAAAAACATGATGAATTAATTGAAAATAGAAGTAGAATTTATAAATTATTAGTTAAACAAAGATTGATAATATCAAATAATTATTTCTTATAAAAAAACAAAGATCCGAGATTTTTCTTGCAAACCACTAACATAACTGATAATAAATATTTTAATAAATAGTTTCTAAATTTTCGCTCAAAATTTGTGCATAGTGTGCAAATTAAATATTATGGAGAATTATATGAAATTTTTTCGTAATTTTATTGTTGGAGTTTTTGGAATAACATTTGCAATGAATGCATCTGCTGAAATTCCTCCTTATGTAACAATTCCACCAATTGTAAATGGTCAAGTAAATCCATCTTACGGTGGAACAGGTTGCCCGGCTGGAACAGCTCGTGCAGCTGTTTCACCAGATTTAAAATCATTTACTATGATTTTTGACGAATATGTTGTTGAAGCTCAAGGCTCTAACAGTATAACTCGTAAAAATTGTCAGATTTTAGTTAATTTTGATTTTCCTCAGGGCTGGTCATACTCCTTAGTGCGTCTGGACTATCGCGGTTTTTATTCTTTGAGCGCAGGAGCAACTGCTAAGCAACAATCTTTATATTATTTTCAGGGAGGTTTACAACAAGGAAGGCTTTACACACAATTCACAGGTCCGACACAAGGGGATTATACCATCAGTGACACTTTAGGAATCAATGATGTCGTGTGGTCACCATGTGGGGAAAAACGAGCATTAAATATCAATACGT is a genomic window containing:
- a CDS encoding restriction endonuclease subunit S encodes the protein MTKKTYLLKSLRDLDIKIIDGDRGAEYPKSNDILKSGYCVFLNAKNISDEGFVFTDINFISFEKHSKLLKGVVNTNDIVLTTRGTVGNLALFENKYSFKAVRINSSMVIIRNENSSIKTEFLYKVLNFDFVKNQIKKISYGSAQNQITVKDIKNIILPIPTLEKQKDFLDFIFLWDNIIENYKKLIEYLKKYKRILLLKISKPKIENVKIIFEQKLLKEICVINIGTKFEGQFKYKENAEVPFIKINDLNLPGNEKYIVKTKLSLDKKDIKKINGKLFNKNSIVLPKVGASALLNKRRILSSESVIDNNLLCLTAKIHKCNPEYLYQLLLTLDLSKISQESAIPLINKRDLSNIKIFIPELDKQNKIANILKKHDELIENRSRIYKLLVKQRLIISNNYFL
- a CDS encoding type I restriction-modification system subunit M, yielding MLVKKTVTQEEINSILWQACDTFRGILNSATYMNYLLPMLFLKYISDSWEVKYEKIKGETSLQRDNKNNLQFADRFILPSKCHFKDLYKQRNSKEIGKIINEAFHRIEEENKEKLNGVFRNIDFNSEALLGQLTERNNRLKNLLEDFNSPKLNLRNCLIGNDDIIGNAYEYLIHKFAAGGGQKAGEFYTPPEVSELISQLIELKAGEKICDPTCGSGALLIKCANSLMKKGITDFKIYGQEINGQTYALAKMNMFLHNIDNARIEWCDSIRNPKLIEKYKVMKFDVLVANPPFSLEKWGEETAANDIYNRFQRGVPPKSKGDYAFISHMIESMEESTGRIAMVASHGVLFRGSSEKKIRQALIEENLLDAVIGLPANLFYGTLIPAVILIFKKEKKNNTVFFIDANKDFSGEKSQNFLRVQDIENIVAAYKARKSIQGYAYSADLSEIIANDFNLSISRYVENDEIIEEYDLSTIQSEINRLEKEISISHADLNKKLQELGFNL
- a CDS encoding DUF4360 domain-containing protein; this encodes MKFFRNFIVGVFGITFAMNASAEIPPYVTIPPIVNGQVNPSYGGTGCPAGTARAAVSPDLKSFTMIFDEYVVEAQGSNSITRKNCQILVNFDFPQGWSYSLVRLDYRGFYSLSAGATAKQQSLYYFQGGLQQGRLYTQFTGPTQGDYTISDTLGINDVVWSPCGEKRALNINTSLLAQVGPNNPNGFSHLTTDSVDGTVQTTYALMWKKCGQ